In uncultured Desulfobacter sp., one DNA window encodes the following:
- a CDS encoding Rne/Rng family ribonuclease, which translates to MLKELVVNCAPHETRVALLENGTIVEVFNERRDDTSISGNIYKGRVQRVLPGMQAAFVDIGFDQAAFLYVDDVLDSASLKFCRQLEQDADAEEQEDGLSVDEMDEESESWKAPAPECAIQGLLVEGQEILVQVAKSSIGSKGPRVTTHISLAGRYMVLMPTVDHIGISRRITDETERIRLRDMLKGLRKNNFGYIFRTQAKDIDEDTLSKEIEFLNNTWEDIQERDRTTSATALIYKDLNATFRAVRDLLANEADKLIIDSKREYESVHNFLKKLMPDVNLSVELYQGKEPIFDAYNIEGDITRALKKKVWLKSGGYIVIEQTEALVAIDVNTGRYVGKRNFDETILKTNLEAVKEIAYQVRLRNIGGIIIIDFIDMRKNAHKDKVMAQMHDAMKKDKSQTNILPLTELGLVQMTRKRTRRNLTRTLCEPCFYCNGNGYLLSGKSICYKIYRDLAAEAKDMMGNRFTVKVHPEIAQLFHGSENHLRVSLESQFSKPISIYPEPHYHIEEYHIFESLSPKPSKGEE; encoded by the coding sequence ATGCTCAAAGAGCTTGTTGTCAATTGTGCTCCCCATGAAACCCGGGTCGCCCTGCTGGAAAACGGGACCATTGTCGAAGTCTTTAATGAACGCAGGGATGACACAAGTATTTCAGGAAATATCTATAAAGGCAGAGTCCAACGGGTACTGCCGGGTATGCAGGCGGCGTTCGTGGATATCGGATTTGACCAGGCAGCTTTCCTCTATGTGGATGATGTATTAGATTCCGCCAGCCTGAAATTCTGCAGACAATTGGAACAGGACGCAGATGCAGAAGAACAAGAGGATGGTCTGAGTGTTGATGAAATGGACGAAGAGTCCGAGTCTTGGAAAGCCCCTGCACCGGAATGCGCCATCCAGGGACTGCTTGTGGAAGGCCAGGAGATTCTGGTTCAGGTCGCCAAATCATCCATCGGGTCTAAAGGCCCACGGGTCACCACCCATATTTCTTTGGCCGGCAGGTATATGGTGCTTATGCCCACGGTGGACCACATCGGCATTTCCAGGCGAATCACGGACGAGACCGAACGGATCAGGCTGCGGGACATGCTCAAAGGCCTGCGCAAAAACAATTTCGGCTATATTTTCAGGACCCAGGCCAAGGACATTGATGAAGACACCTTGTCAAAAGAGATCGAATTTTTAAACAATACTTGGGAGGATATCCAGGAAAGAGATCGAACCACCTCGGCCACAGCCCTGATTTACAAAGATCTGAATGCCACCTTCCGCGCGGTCAGGGATCTTCTGGCCAATGAAGCGGATAAATTGATTATTGATTCAAAAAGAGAGTATGAAAGCGTCCATAATTTTCTAAAAAAACTAATGCCGGACGTTAATTTGTCTGTTGAGCTGTATCAGGGGAAAGAACCCATTTTCGACGCGTACAATATTGAAGGAGACATCACCCGCGCTCTTAAAAAAAAGGTCTGGCTCAAATCCGGTGGGTATATTGTCATTGAGCAAACCGAAGCACTGGTTGCCATTGACGTGAACACAGGACGCTATGTGGGCAAACGAAACTTTGATGAAACCATTCTGAAAACCAACCTGGAAGCGGTCAAGGAAATTGCCTACCAGGTCCGGCTGCGCAATATCGGCGGGATTATCATTATTGATTTTATTGACATGCGTAAAAACGCCCACAAAGACAAGGTTATGGCCCAGATGCACGACGCCATGAAAAAGGATAAAAGCCAGACCAATATTCTTCCCCTTACCGAACTTGGCCTGGTCCAGATGACGCGCAAGCGCACCCGGCGCAATCTGACCCGGACCCTTTGTGAGCCCTGTTTTTATTGTAATGGAAACGGCTATCTGCTGTCGGGCAAATCCATCTGCTACAAAATTTACAGAGACCTGGCTGCTGAAGCAAAGGATATGATGGGCAACAGATTTACGGTAAAAGTACATCCGGAAATTGCCCAGCTTTTCCACGGCAGTGAAAACCATCTACGGGTTTCGCTTGAATCACAGTTTTCAAAACCCATTTCCATTTACCCGGAACCCCATTACCATATTGAGGAATACCATATTTTTGAGTCCCTTTCCCCGAAACCTTCGAAAGGAGAGGAATAA
- a CDS encoding TIGR03960 family B12-binding radical SAM protein: MHEQNYQYILNRVQTPTRYSGSEINTVKKDLSQVDLTFALAFPDLYEIGTSHFGLQILYSILNNREDIAAERFFAPAPDMEALMRERKVPCLSMESRIPLNQFDVIGVSLLYELNFTNILTLFDLSGIPFYAEQRDESFPLIIAGGPCAFNPEPLADFFDAFIIGDGEESITQVADTVIRFKKEGDGKKKTLLRMLSQIEGVYVPSFFTVSRDGADHQILTPLYEDHARIKRAIVPELTFADFPISPIVPFGKPVHDRLRLEIARGCSRGCRFCQAGMIYRPVRERSLEDLLKITKTSLETTGYSDISLLSLSTGDYSQLAALMEELLHLSQDQCNAISLPSIRAEKLTPQLMELIKSVRKTGFTIAPEAGTQRLRDIINKNLTEESIEKTVENALALGWKNIKLYFMTGLPFEQMDDIQGIADLTRRLASTYTKGKQMINASVTCFIPKAHTPFQNHAQMTLEQTLEKLQYLKDNLRHPKVKLKWQDPKMSLLEGVWARGDRRLSPLLVKAFGLGCRLDGWSDRFNFSLWEQAFEATAIDPAFYTTRPRTPGEPLPWDHIDAGIKKEFLESESKKAEEMALTPDCRENACTGCGICNFKTIAPVVQKSSAVQEPLSDKTAHKRIKAQADRLPDDAFIKYELKFSKLEDARFFGHLEMATIFQRAVKRTGFAVKYSKGFNPSMRMSFATALPLGMESEEELLYIYLEKGLKPHKIMKSLNAQLPRGIEITNCGLFRKSPENQSTQDTYQITFATPCIGQPELDRFLALPEFMVEDISKKGKIRKTDLRKALSSVRMISPVCLEVTLTPYNARIVRPAELLGNGFGVDDTVLKDARIKKIKS, translated from the coding sequence ATGCACGAGCAAAATTATCAATACATCCTTAACCGGGTCCAGACCCCGACCCGGTATTCCGGCAGTGAAATCAACACCGTAAAAAAAGACCTGTCCCAGGTTGATCTGACCTTTGCCCTGGCCTTTCCGGATTTGTATGAAATCGGCACATCCCATTTTGGACTTCAAATCCTTTATTCCATCCTGAACAACCGGGAAGATATTGCAGCAGAACGTTTTTTTGCCCCGGCTCCCGACATGGAAGCCCTGATGCGGGAAAGAAAAGTGCCCTGCCTCTCCATGGAGAGCCGGATCCCCCTAAACCAGTTCGATGTCATCGGTGTCAGCCTTTTGTATGAGCTCAATTTCACTAATATCCTGACCCTGTTTGACCTGTCCGGTATTCCCTTTTACGCAGAGCAGCGGGATGAAAGCTTTCCTTTGATCATTGCCGGCGGTCCCTGTGCCTTTAACCCCGAACCCCTGGCTGATTTTTTTGATGCATTTATCATCGGAGACGGGGAAGAGTCGATCACCCAGGTGGCAGATACCGTTATTCGATTTAAAAAAGAGGGGGACGGCAAGAAAAAGACCTTACTCAGGATGCTTTCACAAATTGAAGGTGTGTATGTGCCGTCCTTTTTTACAGTATCCCGGGATGGCGCGGACCACCAGATCCTGACGCCGCTGTATGAGGACCACGCTCGTATCAAAAGAGCCATTGTGCCTGAACTGACCTTTGCAGATTTTCCCATTTCACCCATTGTGCCTTTTGGCAAACCGGTCCATGACCGCCTGCGCCTGGAAATCGCCCGGGGATGTTCCAGGGGGTGCCGGTTCTGCCAGGCCGGAATGATTTATAGACCCGTGCGGGAACGAAGCCTGGAAGACCTCCTTAAAATCACCAAAACCTCCCTGGAAACCACAGGTTACTCGGACATTTCTCTTCTCTCCTTGAGTACCGGAGATTACTCTCAGCTGGCGGCACTCATGGAAGAACTTCTGCATTTGAGCCAGGACCAGTGCAACGCCATCAGCCTGCCGTCGATCCGGGCGGAAAAGCTGACGCCCCAGCTTATGGAATTGATCAAAAGTGTCCGGAAAACCGGTTTTACCATTGCACCCGAGGCCGGGACCCAGCGTTTGCGGGACATCATCAACAAAAACCTCACCGAAGAGAGCATTGAAAAAACTGTTGAGAATGCCCTGGCCCTGGGCTGGAAAAATATCAAGCTGTACTTTATGACAGGCCTTCCCTTTGAACAGATGGACGACATCCAGGGCATTGCAGACCTTACCCGGCGCCTGGCCTCCACCTATACCAAGGGCAAACAGATGATCAATGCCTCCGTGACCTGCTTTATTCCCAAAGCCCACACCCCGTTCCAGAATCATGCCCAGATGACTCTGGAGCAAACCCTTGAAAAGCTGCAGTATCTCAAGGACAATTTGCGGCACCCTAAGGTCAAGCTCAAATGGCAGGATCCGAAAATGAGTCTCCTGGAAGGGGTATGGGCCAGGGGAGATCGGCGTCTTTCACCGCTACTGGTCAAGGCATTTGGACTGGGATGCCGCCTGGACGGATGGAGTGATCGCTTCAATTTCAGCCTGTGGGAGCAAGCCTTTGAGGCCACAGCCATTGATCCGGCCTTTTATACCACCCGCCCAAGAACGCCTGGAGAACCATTGCCCTGGGACCACATTGATGCCGGAATTAAAAAAGAGTTCCTGGAAAGCGAATCTAAAAAAGCTGAAGAAATGGCCCTGACACCGGACTGCCGGGAGAACGCCTGCACCGGGTGCGGCATTTGCAACTTTAAAACCATTGCACCCGTGGTTCAAAAAAGCAGTGCCGTTCAGGAACCGCTTTCGGATAAAACTGCGCATAAACGAATTAAGGCCCAGGCGGACCGTCTGCCGGACGACGCGTTCATCAAATATGAATTAAAATTTTCCAAACTGGAAGATGCGCGGTTTTTCGGACACTTGGAAATGGCTACTATTTTCCAGCGGGCAGTCAAACGCACAGGCTTTGCCGTAAAATACTCCAAAGGGTTTAACCCGTCCATGCGCATGTCCTTTGCCACCGCCCTTCCCCTTGGGATGGAAAGCGAAGAAGAGCTCCTTTACATCTACCTTGAAAAAGGATTAAAGCCCCACAAGATAATGAAATCTTTAAACGCCCAACTCCCCCGGGGCATTGAGATTACCAACTGTGGGCTTTTCCGTAAATCACCAGAAAACCAATCTACCCAGGACACCTATCAAATAACATTTGCAACACCCTGCATAGGTCAACCTGAACTGGACCGGTTTCTGGCCCTGCCTGAATTTATGGTTGAAGATATCAGCAAAAAGGGTAAAATTCGAAAAACAGATTTACGAAAAGCACTTTCATCCGTCCGGATGATTTCCCCTGTTTGCCTTGAAGTGACGCTGACGCCCTATAATGCGCGCATCGTCAGGCCTGCAGAACTTCTGGGCAACGGATTTGGTGTTGATGATACAGTTTTAAAGGATGCAAGAATAAAAAAAATAAAGAGTTAA